In Lampris incognitus isolate fLamInc1 chromosome 20, fLamInc1.hap2, whole genome shotgun sequence, one genomic interval encodes:
- the LOC130130706 gene encoding polyubiquitin-like, protein MGVIQVTVLGFKQQRNVIDVCASKELLRSVTVLQLKMKIEENLLRGIGGVDDFRLVFAGIQMTDADALSSYGIEHMSTIQLLMRLHGGV, encoded by the exons ATGGGTGTGATCCAAGTTACGGTGTTGGGATTCAAACAACAGAGAAACGTCATCGACGTGTGCGCCTCGAAGGAGCTGCTGCGAAGCGTCACCGTGCTGCAGCTGAAGATGAAAATCGAAGAGAATCTACTGAGGGGCATAG GCGGTGTCGACGACTTCCGGTTGGTGTTCGCGGGCATCCAGATGACGGACGCGGACGCGCTGTCGTCGTACGGGATCGAGCACATGTCCACCATCCAGCTGCTGATGCGGCTCCACGGGGGCGTCTGA
- the LOC130130705 gene encoding uncharacterized protein LOC130130705 codes for MASRQEKRYDPNDRTLTFVDGDDDLDFLCEEFDSRKAAMSCGNAVTPASLTKWCLILLKKGEYKFVCPAYKKGTNEVCGGEWPYTEVRKMALLTTAEIKYFEAVMASNASQKHFDVRLCPGCSSSVVREDRSSLSVRCLVCTANKGKRYEFCWQCSKEWKGPYSRSDRCDNDGCSNPNLDLLRTCPNITFERVTGVTGCPNIRACPICGTMVEHNQKGCKNIICHECKQEFCFVCLKLTATCLQTSSHYVACSSGVAPRQTSIPVHQKN; via the exons ATGGCGTCCCGACAGGAGAAGCGCTACGACCCCAACGACAGAACTCTCACCTTCGTGGACGGAGATGATGATTTGGATT TCCTGTGTGAGGAGTTTGACTCACGAAAGGCCGCCATGTCCTGTGGCAATGCCGTCACTCCAGCGTCTCTCACCAAATGGTGCCTCATTCTGCTGAAAAAG GGCGAGTACAAATTCGTGTGTCCTGCATACAAGAAGGGCACCAATGAAGTGTGTGGTGGTGAGTGGCCTTACACGGAGGTTCGTAAGATGGCTCTTTTAACGACAGCGGAAATAAAGTACTTTGAAGCAGTGATGGCGAGCAATGCGTCCCAGAAACACTTCGATGTCCGTCTG TGTCCTGGATGCAGTTCTTCTGTGGTTCGAGAGGATCGCTCCTCACTAAGCGTCCGGTGCTTGGTGTGCACGGCTAACAAGGGCAAAAGGTACGAATTCTGCTGGCAGTGTTCTAAGGAGTGGAAAGGTCCGTATTCACGCTCAGACCGCTGTGACAATGATGGCTGCAGCAACCCTAACCTCGACTTGCTGAGAACCTGCCCAAATATCACATTTGAGCGGGTAACGGGAGTCACCGGTTGCCCCAACATCCGGGCCTGTCCCATCTGTGGCACCATGGTGGAGCACAACCAAAAGGGCTGCAAAAACATCATCTGTCACGAGTGTAAACAAGAGTTCTGTTTCGTGTGCCTGAAACTCACAGCTACATGTTTGCAAACGAGTAGCCATTATGTAGCTTGTTCTAGTGGTGTTGCCCCTAGGCAGACCTCTATACCTGTGCATCAGAAAAACTAG